The proteins below come from a single Planctomycetia bacterium genomic window:
- a CDS encoding formylmethanofuran dehydrogenase subunit B — protein MTVDRYETNVACPGCGCVCDDLTLHFAGDELQAIFPQCSLAEAWFHDRGRTDRPAVALIGQPAGFAAGVARAAEILRRADYPLIYGLSRSATAGQRAAVELAERAGAVIDTTASMCHGPSIMAIQEFGESTCTLGEVRNRADLVIFWGCHPGASHPRHAERYSVFPPGRYREGGRSDRTIVLVGPADQVHEWRLDPQGAAADLVIPLERGRDFEAIAMLREALRTGSGSDLPPELQQLSVLMRGCRTGVVFFGLGLVETRMWSDDALPTAGNVNVGALLQLVAEMNAHARFFARRMRLQGDVSGADNVLTWQTGYPFAVDLSRGSPRYNPGEFSAGDLLDRGEVDACLLIGAETLRYFSRAALEHLQSIPTILLDYPGADQVVSPEVCFTTAVYGLHAAGTIYRMDNVPVPLRALADTDYPSDEAVLRAICERL, from the coding sequence GTGACTGTCGACCGCTACGAAACGAACGTCGCCTGCCCCGGTTGCGGGTGCGTTTGTGACGATTTGACGCTGCATTTCGCGGGAGACGAGCTACAAGCTATTTTCCCGCAGTGTTCACTGGCCGAAGCTTGGTTCCACGATCGCGGCCGTACGGATCGGCCGGCCGTGGCGTTGATTGGCCAGCCGGCCGGCTTCGCGGCAGGCGTCGCTCGGGCCGCCGAGATTCTCCGCCGCGCCGACTACCCGCTTATTTACGGACTTTCCCGGAGCGCCACGGCCGGACAGCGGGCCGCGGTCGAATTGGCCGAACGTGCCGGCGCGGTGATCGATACCACGGCCTCGATGTGCCACGGGCCGTCGATCATGGCGATCCAGGAATTCGGCGAATCGACCTGCACGCTCGGCGAAGTGCGCAATCGGGCCGATCTGGTGATCTTCTGGGGATGCCATCCGGGCGCGTCGCACCCGCGTCACGCGGAACGCTATTCGGTCTTCCCGCCGGGACGCTATCGCGAAGGCGGACGAAGCGATCGAACGATCGTGCTCGTCGGCCCGGCGGACCAGGTACACGAGTGGCGTTTAGATCCCCAGGGCGCTGCCGCCGACCTGGTCATTCCGCTCGAACGAGGCCGCGACTTCGAGGCCATCGCGATGTTGCGCGAAGCGTTGCGCACCGGGTCCGGCAGCGACCTGCCGCCGGAACTGCAACAACTTTCCGTATTAATGCGCGGCTGCCGGACCGGTGTTGTCTTTTTCGGTCTCGGTTTGGTGGAAACGCGGATGTGGAGCGACGATGCGCTGCCCACGGCGGGCAACGTCAACGTCGGGGCGCTGCTGCAACTGGTCGCGGAGATGAACGCGCACGCCCGGTTCTTCGCGCGGCGGATGCGGTTGCAAGGTGATGTCTCCGGCGCGGACAACGTCCTCACCTGGCAAACCGGGTATCCGTTCGCCGTCGATTTGTCGCGCGGCTCGCCACGTTACAACCCAGGTGAATTCAGCGCTGGCGATTTGTTGGATCGCGGGGAAGTCGACGCCTGCCTGTTGATCGGCGCGGAAACCTTGCGCTATTTTTCGCGCGCGGCGCTGGAGCATTTGCAAAGCATCCCGACGATCCTGCTGGACTACCCCGGCGCGGATCAGGTCGTATCGCCCGAGGTCTGCTTCACGACCGCAGTCTACGGCCTGCATGCGGCCGGAACGATTTATCGCATGGACAATGTCCCTGTCCCGCTACGGGCGCTGGCCGACACGGATTACCCGAGCGACGAAGCGGTGCTGCGGGCGATTTGCGAACGGCTGTAA
- a CDS encoding DUF1559 domain-containing protein, translating into MQKRGFTLVELLVVIAVIGILIALLLPALQISRAAARAAACKSNLKQVGLAMQMYANNHGGRAPLTAHADPPTASWVYSLGPYMENVDEMRICPEDPIGPRRVANKSTSYVLNDYICLKQVPEAVLNLWKLKASSRTIVVFEGSDQRDLKFINDHIHAGDWFSEHSIHRNLSRDKVYGDIQLDRHQHTSANYLYADGHVELIPAATVEAWIDEGIRGERHFAKPQR; encoded by the coding sequence ATGCAAAAGCGCGGATTCACGCTCGTCGAGTTACTGGTGGTGATCGCGGTCATCGGCATCCTGATCGCGCTGTTGCTGCCGGCGTTGCAGATCAGCCGCGCCGCCGCGCGCGCCGCGGCCTGCAAATCGAACTTGAAGCAAGTCGGCCTGGCGATGCAGATGTACGCCAACAACCATGGCGGCCGCGCGCCGCTCACGGCCCATGCCGATCCGCCGACGGCCTCGTGGGTCTATTCCCTCGGACCGTACATGGAAAACGTCGACGAGATGCGAATCTGTCCAGAAGATCCCATCGGCCCCCGGCGCGTCGCGAACAAGTCCACCAGCTATGTGCTGAATGACTACATCTGCCTGAAGCAGGTGCCTGAAGCGGTATTGAACCTCTGGAAGCTCAAAGCCTCGTCGCGCACCATCGTCGTCTTCGAAGGCTCCGATCAGCGCGACTTGAAATTCATCAACGACCATATCCACGCCGGCGACTGGTTCTCGGAACACAGCATTCACCGCAACCTTTCGCGCGACAAGGTCTACGGCGACATCCAGCTCGACCGGCATCAACACACGTCGGCGAACTACCTCTACGCCGACGGCCACGTGGAACTCATTCCGGCCGCCACGGTGGAAGCCTGGATCGACGAAGGCATCCGGGGCGAACGGCACTTCGCGAAGCCGCAACGGTAG